The Phaeodactylum tricornutum CCAP 1055/1 chromosome 8, whole genome shotgun sequence genome has a window encoding:
- the D-LCR gene encoding d-lactate dehydrogenase (probable D-lactate dehydrogenase (cytochrome) pyruvate metabolism), with protein sequence MVRSLLVQSLGFRNCHRQFGKRDCLSLRPRFSSSAGFRSPSDNDVIFFRSILSDTRVVQDEDTLRVRNTDWTKQFQGRSKILLQPSTSGQVAEILQYCQREKLAVVPQAGRTGLVGGSIPLEEEIILSTEKLNLIHDLNAYTGILRCQAGCILADLQAYCADRDHLVPVDLGSKGSCQIGGNLSTNAGGQYYYRYGSLAANVLGLEVVLPDGRILNLNYQHSNLKDNTGYKIHQLFLGAEGTLGVVTGVAMLCPRMPRSRQAAFLACDRYEDVLQVLQTAKSELGEILAALEWMDQKAVELVSNNHTIPLLASDGAIYNNYLLIETHGSCPDHDQEKMEKFLELAMDKGHVVDGVLAQDLSQIESFWNIRESANPAVAATGYGYKYDVSLPLPEFVHFIDEMRSRLQGLNTLNANWGHIVDGNLHFNVTTPGLFQVDESVSDRLQPYLFESVLRRGGSISAEHGLGQTKNSYLKIVHDADCLIAMQKIKYAFDPVGILNPHKFLPRQ encoded by the coding sequence ATGGTCAGGTCTCTTTTGGTCCAATCGCTCGGTTTTCGAAACTGTCACCGTCAATTCGGAAAGCGTGATTGCTTATCGTTACGGCCACGATTCTCATCGTCGGCCGGTTTTCGTTCACCGTCCGACAATGACGTTATATTCTTCCGATCCATCCTTTCGGACACACGCGTCGTGCAAGATGAAGACACACTGCGGGTCCGGAACACGGACTGGACGAAGCAATTCCAGGGGCGGTCCAAAATTTTACTTCAACCTAGCACAAGCGGCCAAGTTGCCGAAATCTTACAATACTGTCAACGCGAAAAGCTAGCTGTCGTGCCACAGGCGGGACGAACGGGCCTCGTTGGCGGATCTATTCCATTGGAGGAGGAGATCATCTTGAGCACAGAGAAATTGAATCTGATTCATGATTTGAACGCGTACACAGGCATTCTGCGATGTCAAGCGGGATGTATCTTGGCCGACCTACAAGCCTACTGTGCGGATCGTGATCATTTGGTTCCAGTGGATCTGGGCTCGAAAGGAAGCTGTCAAATTGGTGGTAATCTGAGTACCAATGCCGGTGGTCAGTACTATTACCGCTACGGCTCGTTGGCAGCAAACGTCTTGGGATTGGAAGTTGTCCTACCCGATGGCCGAATTCTGAATCTTAACTATCAGCATTCCAATCTCAAAGACAATACCGGCTACAAAATTCATCAGCTCTTTTTGGGTGCCGAAGGGACATTGGGGGTTGTCACGGGTGTGGCCATGCTATGTCCACGGATGCCGCGATCGCGACAAGCGGCATTCTTAGCCTGCGACCGGTACGAAGATGTACTACAGGTACTCCAAACAGCCAAATCTGAATTAGGTGAAATTCTTGCTGCCTTGGAATGGATGGACCAAAAGGCAGTCGAGTTGGTGTCAAATAACCATACCATTCCACTTTTGGCATCAGACGGGGCGATCTACAATAACTATTTATTGATCGAGACACACGGATCTTGCCCAGACCACGATCAGGAAAAAATGGAGAAGTTCTTGGAGCTTGCCATGGACAAAGGTCACGTAGTCGATGGCGTCTTGGCGCAAGACTTGTCTCAAATTGAATCATTTTGGAATATACGTGAATCGGCCAACCCAGCGGTAGCAGCGACTGGATACGGATACAAATACGATGTGTCACTCCCATTGCCAGAGTTTGTTCACTTTATCGATGAAATGAGAAGCCGTCTTCAGGGACTAAACACGTTGAATGCAAATTGGGGGCATATAGTAGACGGCAATCTGCACTTTAACGTTACAACTCCTGGTCTTTTTCAAGTTGATGAGTCGGTGTCGGATCGACTGCAACCATATCTATTCGAGTCGGTTCTTCGTCGTGGAGGATCAATATCAGCCGAGCACGGACTCGGTCAAACCAAGAATTCTTATCTGAAGATTGTCCACGACGCAGACTGTTTGATTGCCATGCAGAAAATCAAATACGCTTTTGATCCAGTAGGGATTTTAAACCCACACAAATTCCTTCCTCGACAGTGA
- a CDS encoding predicted protein, which yields MNMVSLDISKRSIGLDSVNVSFLRDEGTQAGKKPFPLVITPRWESSLSFLTTWMEANRAWLDERLLQYGAVLIRGFEIDSGADMQKAMRSFQPKLNNTYRGTSPRNLIPGTEYIFSAAEVPVNYPIAQHLEMSFLPAPPKQLFFGCLQPSQSTGGETALADFRKVYQDLPCDLRQKLLEKGVRYTRTHYKQGARFTYDVASMLSWSELFGTSDKATVERMCAAEGTPVQWTGDDTFVSITQASPYQLHPVTKEPVWFNHIQVFHWTTFTAELWFSWKRTRDWRLLIHCFFVTCFCLIKYGMLGHRMSLHSTFGDGEEISVAEMNKIRHAIHRNMVFSRWEKGDVMLIDNFSTSHGRQPTYDKGRKIVVAWADPMVKTNEFVTNTTAVAIQNEARIVVNESEFVHMENPQERTPPSTLTKEESDVLQEQLSTKNSILQNYGGMNPQDEIFESTILVMKRIVAEAERKSHKKSFSQPSLMHLSQVWES from the exons ATGAACATGGTAAGCCTCGATATTAGCAAAAGATCGATTGGCTTAGACTCAGTCAATGTCTCGTTTCTAAGGGACGAGGGCACGCAGGCTGGAAAGAAGCCTTTCCCACTCGTCATTACCCCTCGTTGGGAATCgtcgctttcttttttgacaACTTGGATGGAAGCCAATCGTGCTTGGCTCGATGAAAGATTGTTGCAATATGGGGCTGTTCTCATCCGTGGTTTTGAGATTGATAGTGGTGCGGACATGCAAAAGGCCATGCGATCCTTTCAACCCAAACTCAACAATACGTACCGTGGAACATCTCCCCGTAATCTCATCCCAGGCACAGAATACATATTTTCCGCAG CCGAAGTTCCCGTCAACTACCCAATTGCCCAGCACTTGGAAATGTCTTTTCTGCCGGCACCACCAAAACAACTCTTTTTCGGTTGTCTGCAACCATCCCAATCGACCGGGGGTGAGACTGCCTTAGCCGACTTTCGTAAGGTTTATCAGGACTTGCCTTGTGATTTACGCCAAAAACTTCTCGAGAAAGGAGTGCGCTACACCCGGACTCACTACAAGCAGGGCGCACGGTTCACCTACGACGTGGCCTCTATGTTGAGTTGGTCGGAACTTTTCGGGACTTCTGACAAGGCAACAGTAGAACGAATGTGCGCGGCCGAAGGGACGCCTGTGCAGTGGACAGGTGATGATACCTTCGTGAGTATAACCCAGGCCTCTCCTTATCAGCTTCATCCTGTAACAAAAGAACCTGTTTGGTTCAACCATATTCAAGTCTTTCACTGGACAACATTTACAGCCGAACTCTGGTTCTCATGGAAGCGTACACGTGATTGGAGACTCTTAATCCACTGCTTCTTTGTGACTTGTTTCTGCCTGATCAAATATGGTATGTTGGGACACAGAATGAGTCTACACTCTACGTTTGGAGACGGTGAAGAAATATCTGTCGCAGAAATGAACAAGATCCGCCACGCCATTCATCGGAACATGGTGTTTAGCCGATGGGAAAAGGGAGACGTCATGCTTATTGACAACTTTTCGACATCGCACGGGCGCCAGCCGACTTACGATAAGGGACGCAAAATCGTCGTTGCTTGGGCCGATCCAATGGTAAAGACGAATGAATTCGTTACAAACACTACTGCAGTTGCAATTCAAAACGAAGCTAGAATTGTGGTGAACGAATCGGAATTTGTGCATATGGAGAATCCTCAAGAGCGCACACCGCCATCAAcattgacgaaagaagaatCCGATGTCCTCCAAGAGCAGCTGTCCACCAAAAACTCTATTCTGCAAAACTATGGAGGCATGAATCCACAGGACGAAATATTTGAGTCGACAATCTTGGTCATGAAGAGAATCGTAGCCGAAGCCGAGCGCAAATCGCACAAGAAATCGTTTAGTCAGCCCTCTCTCATGCATCTTAGCCAAGTGTGGGAATCGTAG